The genomic stretch AATTGATTGGATTTCTGCGAAAAAGTTATCTTTTATTACACTTCTTTTCCGCAGAAAGTCCTGTTTTTCATGTAAAATCCGTACGTAATATGTTCACCCATCATTGCCGGCTTTATTTTCTTAATGGAGACTCTCTCTTATGGTCTTAAATGCCTGGATTACAAGCGTAGGAATAATTGCAAATATGAAAATGGTGATAAACTGCCTTGCGGTTAAATCTGCCACGTAAAAAAAGGTATGAAGCCTTGGTATGAATAGAACCGCTGCCAAAAGAATGGCCCCAGCCTCAAAGGCCATTATGCTCCATAAATTGCTTTTAAATCCTATCTTTAAAATGGAATGGCCGCTTCTGCAGTTAAAGCCATGAAACAGCCTTGCCAGGGTCAGGGTGGAAAATGCCATGGTGCTGGCAGCGGCCTCGCTTCCGGTCATCATGCCTGTATGGTAAGAGGTCATGGTACAGCCCGCTATGAGGGCACCCTGAAGCAGTACCTGAAGCACAAATCGCTTTGTTAAGATTCCTTCTTTGGGATTCCTGGGCTTTTGGGCCAATAAGTCCGCCTCCGCCTTTTCCATGCCGATTGCTATGGCTGGAAGAGAGTCGGTCAGAAGGTTGATAAACAGTAAGTGAACCGGCGCAAAGGGTGGCGGAAGAGCCAGAAAGGATGTATACAAGACGCATAGTATCCCAGCCATATTTCCTGATAAAAGAAATTTAATGGCATTCCGGATGTTCCGGTAAACATTACGGCCATTGGCAACCGCCTTAATAATGGTTGCAAAGTTATCATCTGTCAGGATCATGGCAGAGGCATCCTTTGACACTTCTGTCCCCATTTTTCCCATGGCAACCCCGATGTCGGCCTGTTTTAAGGCCGGAGCGTCATTGACCCCGTCTCCTGTCATGGCTACGATGTGGCCTTTTTTCTGCCAGGAGCGGACGATCCGTATTTTATGCTCCGGCGAAACTCTGGCATAGACGCTGATATGCTCCAGCTTTCGGCTCAATTCCTCCTCCGGCATATCATCAAGCTCCGGTCCGCTGACTGCCAAATCATCGTCTCCCAGAATGCCTATTTTCTCCGCAATGGCAGATGCAGTGATCTTATGGTCCCCTGTAATCATTACCGGGCGGATGCCTGCTCTTTTGGCATTTAATACGGCATTTTTTGTCTCCGGACGGGGCGGATCCATCATCGCAACCATTCCGAGAAAGGTATAGCCGGCCTCTGATTTTTCCGTCAGCTTTTCATCCTCATTCATTTCCCGGCAGGCAAAAGTCAAAACCCTGAGTCCCTGTTTGGAAAACTCCATGTTCTGCTCCATTAAGTTCTGCCGGTCCCCCTCCCTCATGTGGCGGATTCCTTCCCCTGTCCAAATATGACTGATCCTGGGAAGCAGCACATCCACCGCTCCCTTTGTGAACAGGACCCTTTTTCCTTCGATCCTGTGCATGGTGCTCATAAGCTTTCTCTTGGAATCAAAGGGAATCTCCCCTGCTCTGGGGTAATAGGATTTCATAGCTTCCTCGTTTATTCCCACCCTTTCGGCCATCTGCACCAGTGCGGCTTCCGTCGGGTCCCCCAACAGCTTTCCTTCTATGTAAGCGGAATCATTATTTAAAACAGCATCATACAACAGATATTTATGTACAGGGACCTCTTTGTTTAAAAGCTCAGGAAGATAAAGACGGCTGTTTACGTAGATTTGCTGTACGGTCATGCGGTTTTGTGTCAATGTTCCAGTCTTATCGGAGCAGATGACTGAAACACAGCCAAGGCTTTCCACTGCCTTTAAATCCTTTATGATGGCATTCTCTCCTGCCATTTTCTGTGTGCCCATTGCCTGAACGATGGTTACAATGGAACTTAACGCTTCCGGTATTGCTGCGACCGCCAGGGCTACGGCAAACATCAGGGAATCTAAAACCGGCATCCTCCGGTAGATGCTAAGGCCGAAAACCACCGCACAAATAAACAGGATAGCTGCCGCCAGCCTGCTTCCGAACTGGTCTAAGCTTACTTGAAGAGGTGTCTTTTTTTCCCCGGTGTCATTCATAAGGGAAGCGATCCTGCCGATTTCCGTATCCATTCCGGTGCCTGTGATCAGTACCTTTGCCCTGCCTGCTGCCACCAGGGAACCGGAAAACACCATATTCGTCTGCTCGGCCAATGGTACCTTTTTTTCCCGGATCCTCCCCGTCCGTTTCTCCACATTAATGGATTCTCCGGTCAGGGAGCTTTCATTGACCAAAAGGGAGTAATTTTCCAGGATCCGCCCGTCTGCTGCCACCATGTCCCCTGCTTCCAGGAGCAGTATGTCCCCAGGGACTATCTCCCCCGAAAAGATTTCCTGCTTTTTCCCCTCTCTTATCACCTTTGCTACCGGTGACGACAGGGCCATAAGACTGTCTAAGGACTTCTCTGCCTTCTGGTGCTCCACGGTCCCCAGAATCGCATTCAGCAGAAGCACTGCAAAAATCACTCCTGTGCTCTCCACGTCACCGGATATCATAGAAATCACTGCTGCTATAATCAGGATGATGACCAACAAGTCTTTAAACTGGTCCAAAAACACCTGGAAAGCGCTTTTGCGTTCCGCCTTCTTTAGTGTATTCGGACCATATGTCTGCCTGCGCCTCAGGACCTCCCTGGAATCCAGGCCGTTCCTGCCTGCGCCGAGCTTAGCAAGGGCCTCATCCTCTGATAAACGAAACCATTCTTCCATTCTGACGCTCCTTCCTGTTTCTCATATTATCGGACTGCTTCCGATAATCAGATAGACGGGCTGAAAGGCAGCCCTTTTATCTGAAATCTGAAAAACGATTTCTGATAACCTATATTATGAAAACAAATAGATGTTTTCATAATCGGATGGACGGCAGCAAAGAACGCTGCCTTTTATCTGAAATCTAAAAAATGATTTCTGATAACCTATACTATGGTATGAGACAGGTAGTGAATTTCATGAATGATTTTAGCTTGCTATTGGTATGGACCGGATAGCAGACACTAACTCAATAAATTGCTATAGGCCCATACGGCCCATCGATAATTTCTATTTTCGTTTCAAAAATATTGGTCAAAACCTTTGAATCCATAATCTGATCTACCGTGCCAAAAGCGGCAATTCGTCCGTTTTTCATCGCACAGATCCGATCAGAATATTTAGCCGCAAAATTAATATCATGCATAACAGCCACAATGGTTCTTCCAAATTCATTGGCCGCATGCTTCAAATGTTCCATCATCTGAACAGAACGGGCAACGTCAAGATTGTTCAAAGGTTCGTCAAGAAGTACATATTCCGTCTCCTGGCACAAAACCATTGCCACATATGCCCTTTGTCTTTGGCCGCCGGAAAGCTCATCCAAATATCTGTTTTCCAGATCAGTCAACTCTAAAAAATCAATATATTTAGAAATAATGGCTTCATCCTCTTTTGTTAATCTTCCTTTAGAATAAGGAAAACGGCCAAATCCAGCCAGCTGTCTGACAGTAAGCCTCGTTACAAAATGATTTTCCTGCCGCAAAATAGTCAAAACTTTTGCTAAGTCCTCTGATTTCGATTCAGTAACATCCATATCTGCCACCTTAATATGACCTTCTTCCATATCCAAAAGTCTTCCAATCATCAAAAGTGTTGTAGATTTTCCAGCACCATTGGGTCCGATTAAAGAAGTGAGACCTGCTTTTGGTATTTTAATATCCAAAGGTCCTATTTCTACCTCATCATACGACTTTCTGGCATTGTCTATTATTATCATAAAGTACCTTTCCTTAAAATTACGATTAAAAATGCTATTCCGCCAAACATCTCGATAATAACTGAAACTACTCCTTGAGCCCTGAATATATGGTACATAAAAAAGTAAGCACCTGTTATTATCAAAAATCCAATCGCAAGAGCCATTGGGAAAATATATCTGTGATCATATGTTGGCGCCGCTTGATAAGTTAAAGTTGCAACTAAAAATCCATAAAAAGTAAGCGGCCCAACCAAAGCCGTAGAAATTGACATCAAAACAGATACTAAAATCAGAGCATAAATCACATGAACTTGATGTTTGACGCCCAATGAAGTAGAGCAATCCTTTCCAAGTGACACAACATTTAACTTCTTAGAATAAGAAAGAAGAAGTATTGCTACAATTATTACAACCGGAATTGCAAGAGGAAAATATTTCGAATCCGCATTGTTGACAGAGCCAAACAATCTTGCCTGTAAAATATCAAACTCTGATGGCGCAAGAAGTCTTCTCATAAACGATGATAAAGACTTCAGCCCGGTTCCCATAATAACGCCAACTAAAAGCATGAGCTGTAAATTTCCATACTTTCCGGAAAGCAGCCAGCCATAAAGGATCAGGCACATCAAGACCATAACAACAACTTGAAATACAAAGGATCCAATCCCATTAAAATTAATAAAGGCGCTGGCACCAAAGAAAAATATGGTACTGGTATGAATGGCTGAGTAAAGTGCTTCAAAGCCTAAAAGGGAAGGGGTTATAATCCTGTTGCTCGTAATCGATTGGAAAGTGACTGTCGATAAACTCTGACAAACGGCTGAAATAATCATCGCCGTAAGAGCGAACATCCTTCTTCTTACAACCGGGAGAAAAGAAGGAGAATCAATTGGAACCGGATTATGATAAACCAAAAGTCCATAGGAAGCAAAAATGCCCAAACCAATCAAGGCTATCAACAAAATCCAATATTTTTTTTCTTCTTTCTTAGAACGAAAAGCTCTCGCTGATCTGTGTTCATGATGAAGGCCGGTATTGTATTCTATTCCGTTCATTTTAGCCTCCTTTGCCTTAATAAGATAACAATAAATACAATTGACCCCACTGTTCCAAGAATCAAAGAGACAGGAACTTCAAAGGGCATTATAATAATTCGGGAAATAATGTCACAAAGAGTTATTACACCCATTCCCAGCACACATACCCAAGGCAGATTACCCCTAAGATTATCTCCTCGGTACATGGAAACAATATTGGGTACAATTAAACCTAAGAAAGGTAAATTTCCAATAACAGCCGTAACAATTCCAACCGCAAAAGAAATAAGACCGGTCCCCAAAATAATTATCTTATTATAATTTACTCCAAGACTCGTAGCGACATCTTCCCCCAGACCGGCTAAGGTCAGCTTATCCGCATAAATAAAAATAAAGCCAGTAACTATAATAATCAGCCATAAATATTCGTATCTTCCGATTTGTACGGCTGCAAACGAGCCTACAAACCAGCTTTCAATATTTTGCGTCATTTGGAAGGTAAGTCCTATAAAAGTAGAAAATGCAGAAATAACTGCTCCAAGCATCATCCCAATAATCGGGACAATCAAAGACGAACGGAGTTTCACTCTTCTTAAAAACAGAAAGAAAATCATAGTTCCTATAAAAGAAAACATGATTGCCCCGGTCATTCTTAAAACTAAAGTTGGTGCCGGAAATATTAAATAGACAATGAGAAGTCCCAAACCTGACCATTCAATCGTCCCTGTTGTTGTAGGTTCAACCAAACGATTTTGTGTAATAAGCTGCATGACCAGTCCTGACATTGACATTGCCGCTCCGGTAAGCATGAGTGCAGCTGTTCTAGGTACCCGTGTTATGAAAAACATATCCCTTCCATCCGCTTGCCCCTGTATATCATAAGCTCCGGTAAACAGTGATATAATACCTAAAATAATAACAACGATAATCGCTAATATAAAAGGTTTCGTCCATTTCTTATTGTTATAATAACGTTGGGGCTGAGAATTCCCAGCCCCAATCATTTTTTTCGCTGTATGTTTCAACTCTTTGCTATACTCCTATATACTATTCAGCCAAAGCCTTTGCAAGGTCTCCAAATAACTCCATATATGTTTGTATGGATTCGTTTGTGTAAGTATCAGCTGGTGCATAAACGATATGTCCTTCAGAAACAGCGGTTACGTTTTGAAGAGCAGGTGATTGATCGATAACGTCCTGAGCAGGAACCGCATCAGTTGTAGAAGATACTGCAGCATCACGGTCTAGTACGAAAATCCAATCCGGATTACTTTGTGCTATCGCTTCTACAGAAATATCATCCCCTTGATGATCGGAAGTCGTATTGTCAATATCTAATGCCGGAACCCATCCGAACACTTCATACATCGGCCCCCAAACACGGCCGGAATGAGGAGCTGAAAAGCCGATATTACCACCGGAAACCACAACACTCATAATGGTATCCGTTCCGTTATATGCAGATTTTACAGCTTCGATCGCCTGATTAAAGTCAGCTGTCAATTGTTCAGCTTCTTTGTTTTTATCAAAAATTTTTCCAAGTGCTACGGTGGAATCCTTAAGTCCGTTTACTAAGTTTTCTCCAGGTGTATCCGCTTCCTCAGAAACATCAAAATTTAAATCAATAACAGCTGCATTTGGCACTAATTTTTTTATTTCTTCATAATAGGACGCAAATCTTTGACCGACTATTACAAGGTCAGGGTCTGCAGCTGCTATAATCTCAAGATTCGGTTCGCGGTGATTTCCGATATCCAGAACAGATTCATCGGCTACATATAGGGAATCCGCCGGCATTACACCCTTTGGAGCAGCGACTAATTTAATTCCCCAGTCTGATAGTGTTTCATAAGTTCTATTATCCAAAGAAATTACCTTTTGAGGATTTACAGGAACTGTAACCATGCCATGAATATCTTTAATTTCAACCGTTAATGCTTCTTCGCTCTTAGCAGCTGCAGTGGTTTCAGCGGCCTGAGACGCTTCAGTGGTCTCAATGGTTTCAGTAGTTTTAGAAGTGCTTGGACTTGAGCAGGCTGTCATCATGAAAGCGGCCGCTGCCATAATGGTAGTTAATTTTAATACGTTGATTTTTTTCATTTCATCTCCTCATTTAATAAATATATTAAGTTAGTTGACACTAACTTTTTTTCATTATATTATTATAAATGATTATTGTCAACTGCTTTACTGATTTTTCCGCGACAAACCTATGAATGTGTTCTGGTTCTGGTCAATCCTCATAGGATAACCGTGCTGGATTACAGTGTGCTGGAAACGATTGATTTTCAAGGGAACACACCGGATATTATTCTAACTAAGTAAGGCCCCTGCAAAAATATACAGAGGCCTTAAGGTATTACTAACTCATCTCTATTCTAACTCCAGTTCAATCAGTTTATGTTCAAGCACATCCACCAGTCCCTTATCAGTCAGCCCCAGATCTGGAACCGTCGGAAGGGATATAAAACTTAAGGACATAAACGGGGCTTCCATCTCACAGCCCATTTTTTTTGCATCCGCATTCAGAATATCCAGCTGTGCCATCACTTCTTCCGCTGTTTTTTCACTCATAAGGCCTCCAATCGGCAGCTCCATGCTGTTTAAGATCCCTCCATCACAGGCTACTGCCAGCCCTCCATTCAGTCTGGCAACTTCATTCACTGCCACCGCCATATCTTCATCATTCGTCCCTACTACCACGATATTATGGTGGTCATGGGACATGGAATAGGCTAGTGCCCCTTTCTTGGAATCATATCAATTACATGAATATTCGTCGTTTCTGTCAATATATAACATTTTATTTTCCATCGGCAAATTCAGTCTTTAAGTCGGGCTGTTTATATTTGTTTCCTATTGCAGGGGAACGTTTTTTTTATTATAATTTCATCATGGGATAAGCAACCCGCAAATCGTAAGTAACCATGTTAAGAAAGGACATGATAACCATGGAAAAAATAACAAGCTTTACCATCGACCATTTAAAACTTCTTCCAGGCATCTATGTCTCCCGCAGGGATCAGGCCGGGGACTCTGTCATTACAACCTTTGATATCCGCATGACCCGCCCTAATTTTGAGCCTGTTATGAATACAGCAGAAATCCACACCATTGAACATCTGGGAGCCACCTTCCTGCGCAACCATGAATTCTTCACTTCCCGGATCCTGTACTTTGGCCCTATGGGCTGCCGCACCGGCTTTTACCTTCTGCTGTCCGGTGATTACAAGTCCAGGGACATTGTGCCATTGATCACGGAAATGTATGAGTTCATACGGGATTTTGAAGGCGAGGTACCAGGAGCAGCTGCAAGAGACTGCGGCAATTACCTGGACATGAATCTTGGAATGGCTAAATACCTGGCTGGAAAATTCCTTGATTCTGTGCTGTACGGTATCGATGACGACCAGCTTATTTATCCTGAAGATTAAGGACCGTTTTTACCTGGAGCCACACAATTTATGACAAAGACACCCTGCCTGACAATAATTCATTGTTAGACAGGGTGTCTTTGTCCATAATCATATTCGTTCTTCTCTTCGGTCTTCCCTTTGCTTTATTTTCTCTTTCAGTAATCCCAAAACTGCTGGTATGACGGATATAAATATGATGCCAAAAATAACAAATGTAAAATTATGCTTTACCGCAGGCAGGTTTCCAAAGTAATAGCCGCCCAAAGTAAACAGTATGACCCAGGCCAGTCCACCGACTATATTATATGAGATGAATCTCGTATACTTCATTTCTCCTATTCCGGCTACAAATGGAGCAAAGGTACGGATAATGGGTATGAACCTTGCTATGATAATAGTTGCGGCACCGTGTTTTTCATAGAATTTGTGAGTTTTTATCAGATGCTCTCTTTTTATGAATCTCAAATTTTCTTTTTCATAT from Lacrimispora sphenoides JCM 1415 encodes the following:
- a CDS encoding cation-translocating P-type ATPase, which codes for MEEWFRLSEDEALAKLGAGRNGLDSREVLRRRQTYGPNTLKKAERKSAFQVFLDQFKDLLVIILIIAAVISMISGDVESTGVIFAVLLLNAILGTVEHQKAEKSLDSLMALSSPVAKVIREGKKQEIFSGEIVPGDILLLEAGDMVAADGRILENYSLLVNESSLTGESINVEKRTGRIREKKVPLAEQTNMVFSGSLVAAGRAKVLITGTGMDTEIGRIASLMNDTGEKKTPLQVSLDQFGSRLAAAILFICAVVFGLSIYRRMPVLDSLMFAVALAVAAIPEALSSIVTIVQAMGTQKMAGENAIIKDLKAVESLGCVSVICSDKTGTLTQNRMTVQQIYVNSRLYLPELLNKEVPVHKYLLYDAVLNNDSAYIEGKLLGDPTEAALVQMAERVGINEEAMKSYYPRAGEIPFDSKRKLMSTMHRIEGKRVLFTKGAVDVLLPRISHIWTGEGIRHMREGDRQNLMEQNMEFSKQGLRVLTFACREMNEDEKLTEKSEAGYTFLGMVAMMDPPRPETKNAVLNAKRAGIRPVMITGDHKITASAIAEKIGILGDDDLAVSGPELDDMPEEELSRKLEHISVYARVSPEHKIRIVRSWQKKGHIVAMTGDGVNDAPALKQADIGVAMGKMGTEVSKDASAMILTDDNFATIIKAVANGRNVYRNIRNAIKFLLSGNMAGILCVLYTSFLALPPPFAPVHLLFINLLTDSLPAIAIGMEKAEADLLAQKPRNPKEGILTKRFVLQVLLQGALIAGCTMTSYHTGMMTGSEAAASTMAFSTLTLARLFHGFNCRSGHSILKIGFKSNLWSIMAFEAGAILLAAVLFIPRLHTFFYVADLTARQFITIFIFAIIPTLVIQAFKTIRESLH
- a CDS encoding ABC transporter ATP-binding protein, which translates into the protein MIIIDNARKSYDEVEIGPLDIKIPKAGLTSLIGPNGAGKSTTLLMIGRLLDMEEGHIKVADMDVTESKSEDLAKVLTILRQENHFVTRLTVRQLAGFGRFPYSKGRLTKEDEAIISKYIDFLELTDLENRYLDELSGGQRQRAYVAMVLCQETEYVLLDEPLNNLDVARSVQMMEHLKHAANEFGRTIVAVMHDINFAAKYSDRICAMKNGRIAAFGTVDQIMDSKVLTNIFETKIEIIDGPYGPIAIY
- a CDS encoding iron chelate uptake ABC transporter family permease subunit yields the protein MNGIEYNTGLHHEHRSARAFRSKKEEKKYWILLIALIGLGIFASYGLLVYHNPVPIDSPSFLPVVRRRMFALTAMIISAVCQSLSTVTFQSITSNRIITPSLLGFEALYSAIHTSTIFFFGASAFINFNGIGSFVFQVVVMVLMCLILYGWLLSGKYGNLQLMLLVGVIMGTGLKSLSSFMRRLLAPSEFDILQARLFGSVNNADSKYFPLAIPVVIIVAILLLSYSKKLNVVSLGKDCSTSLGVKHQVHVIYALILVSVLMSISTALVGPLTFYGFLVATLTYQAAPTYDHRYIFPMALAIGFLIITGAYFFMYHIFRAQGVVSVIIEMFGGIAFLIVILRKGTL
- a CDS encoding ABC transporter permease, which produces MKHTAKKMIGAGNSQPQRYYNNKKWTKPFILAIIVVIILGIISLFTGAYDIQGQADGRDMFFITRVPRTAALMLTGAAMSMSGLVMQLITQNRLVEPTTTGTIEWSGLGLLIVYLIFPAPTLVLRMTGAIMFSFIGTMIFFLFLRRVKLRSSLIVPIIGMMLGAVISAFSTFIGLTFQMTQNIESWFVGSFAAVQIGRYEYLWLIIIVTGFIFIYADKLTLAGLGEDVATSLGVNYNKIIILGTGLISFAVGIVTAVIGNLPFLGLIVPNIVSMYRGDNLRGNLPWVCVLGMGVITLCDIISRIIIMPFEVPVSLILGTVGSIVFIVILLRQRRLK
- a CDS encoding siderophore ABC transporter substrate-binding protein is translated as MKKINVLKLTTIMAAAAFMMTACSSPSTSKTTETIETTEASQAAETTAAAKSEEALTVEIKDIHGMVTVPVNPQKVISLDNRTYETLSDWGIKLVAAPKGVMPADSLYVADESVLDIGNHREPNLEIIAAADPDLVIVGQRFASYYEEIKKLVPNAAVIDLNFDVSEEADTPGENLVNGLKDSTVALGKIFDKNKEAEQLTADFNQAIEAVKSAYNGTDTIMSVVVSGGNIGFSAPHSGRVWGPMYEVFGWVPALDIDNTTSDHQGDDISVEAIAQSNPDWIFVLDRDAAVSSTTDAVPAQDVIDQSPALQNVTAVSEGHIVYAPADTYTNESIQTYMELFGDLAKALAE
- a CDS encoding S-ribosylhomocysteine lyase, with the protein product MEKITSFTIDHLKLLPGIYVSRRDQAGDSVITTFDIRMTRPNFEPVMNTAEIHTIEHLGATFLRNHEFFTSRILYFGPMGCRTGFYLLLSGDYKSRDIVPLITEMYEFIRDFEGEVPGAAARDCGNYLDMNLGMAKYLAGKFLDSVLYGIDDDQLIYPED
- a CDS encoding DedA family protein, which translates into the protein MNIIKYGIDVILHLDSYMNLIIQHFGAGTYLILFLIVFCETGLVVTPFLPGDSLLFASGAFAALGFLDIKLLLLINGLAAVLGDTANYTLGRTIGRRIYEKENLRFIKREHLIKTHKFYEKHGAATIIIARFIPIIRTFAPFVAGIGEMKYTRFISYNIVGGLAWVILFTLGGYYFGNLPAVKHNFTFVIFGIIFISVIPAVLGLLKEKIKQREDRREERI